One genomic segment of Pedobacter endophyticus includes these proteins:
- a CDS encoding efflux RND transporter periplasmic adaptor subunit, protein MKFYINKITATVALTLLLFTACNNEKGSNSENKDAKEEAKTEEAGHEEEPTTIATLTQEQIKAAGIKFGNLENKELTATIKANGTLRVPNNNRGNTTSLYGGVIKTLNVQIGDYVKKGQVIATISNPQFIQLQEEYLAVSNKITFADQEVQRQKELNAGNAGALKNLQNATAELNSLLTRKASLQQQIRLMGINPASVSNNSLKTTLVIKSSLKGVVSNVFAKIGSYVDVSAPVLEIVDNSSLHLDLQVFEKDLPLLKVGQTIHFTLTNNPVDEYDAKVFSIGSSFENESKTVSVHCDVTGNKRGLIDGMNVTGIVSLNNVTAPAVPTEAIASDNARDYVFVVTDKKPEEHHEEEGGEEHSHEDEKTAGNGISLEKIEVVRGVSNMGYTAVTFVQDVAKNAQVVTKGAFFVNAKLSNTGGHEH, encoded by the coding sequence ATGAAATTCTATATAAACAAGATCACAGCAACAGTAGCCCTAACTTTATTGCTTTTTACCGCTTGTAACAACGAAAAAGGAAGCAATAGCGAAAATAAAGACGCAAAAGAAGAGGCAAAAACTGAAGAGGCCGGGCACGAGGAAGAACCAACAACCATTGCAACACTTACCCAAGAGCAAATAAAGGCAGCCGGGATAAAATTTGGCAACCTCGAAAACAAGGAGCTCACCGCAACTATAAAAGCTAACGGTACACTTAGGGTTCCAAACAACAATAGGGGAAATACCACTTCGCTGTACGGTGGTGTGATTAAAACACTGAATGTACAGATTGGCGATTATGTTAAAAAAGGACAGGTAATAGCTACAATTTCCAATCCACAGTTTATCCAGTTACAAGAGGAATATCTGGCCGTAAGCAACAAGATAACCTTCGCCGACCAGGAAGTGCAGCGACAAAAAGAACTTAACGCGGGCAATGCGGGAGCTTTGAAGAATTTGCAAAATGCTACCGCCGAGTTAAATTCGCTGCTTACCCGAAAGGCATCATTGCAGCAACAGATCAGGTTGATGGGCATTAATCCAGCTTCGGTATCAAATAATAGTTTAAAAACCACACTGGTAATTAAAAGCTCGCTCAAGGGCGTAGTTAGCAATGTATTTGCCAAAATTGGCAGTTATGTTGATGTGTCTGCTCCCGTTTTAGAAATTGTAGATAACAGCTCGCTGCACCTGGATTTACAGGTGTTTGAAAAGGATTTACCCTTGTTAAAAGTTGGCCAGACCATACATTTTACCTTAACAAATAATCCTGTTGACGAGTACGACGCAAAAGTTTTTAGCATTGGCTCATCGTTCGAAAATGAGAGTAAAACCGTTTCGGTGCATTGCGATGTAACGGGAAACAAACGCGGTTTAATTGATGGAATGAATGTTACAGGGATTGTAAGCCTGAATAATGTAACCGCACCAGCCGTGCCTACCGAGGCCATCGCAAGCGATAATGCCAGAGATTATGTTTTTGTAGTCACCGATAAAAAGCCAGAAGAACACCACGAGGAAGAAGGAGGTGAAGAACATTCGCACGAAGATGAAAAGACTGCTGGCAATGGCATTAGTCTCGAAAAAATAGAAGTGGTAAGGGGTGTTTCAAATATGGGCTATACGGCGGTAACCTTTGTGCAAGATGTGGCAAAGAATGCTCAGGTTGTAACCAAAGGTGCATTTTTCGTCAACGCCAAATTATCTAATACGGGAGGTCATGAGCATTAG